Proteins encoded together in one Passer domesticus isolate bPasDom1 chromosome 6, bPasDom1.hap1, whole genome shotgun sequence window:
- the NUDT8 gene encoding mitochondrial coenzyme A diphosphatase NUDT8 gives MAGAGGAGDAGDVLSGGAERRCRARLAAAGAGGAAAAAAVLVPLCSVRGRPALLFTLRSRRLAGPHSGDVSFPGGRRDPADGDAVATALRETREELGVAVAATSVWGQLRTLPDRHGMTVAPIVANLGPLEALTLNPNPDEVEEVFTLPLAHLLREENQGYTHFRTASGYGYTLPVFLNGPHKVWGLTAIITELTLELLVPGRYRRKTRVPARKGLA, from the exons ATGGCGGGCGCGGGCGGTGCCGGGGACGCCGGGGATGTGCTGAGCGGCGGTGCCGAGCGGCGGTGCCGGGCGCggctggcggcggcgggcgcgggcggcgcggcggcggcggcggcggtgctGGTGCCGCTGTGCTCGGTGCGCGGCCGCCCCGCGCTGCTCTTCACgctccgctcccgccgcctcgcCGGCCCCCACAGCGGCGACGTCAG CTTCCCCGGTGGGCGGCGGGACCCGGCGGACGGGGACGCGGTGGCCACGGCTCTGCGGGAGACGcgggaggagctgggggtggcGGTGGCAGCCACCAGCGTCTGGGGACAGCTTCGCACGCTGCCCGACCGG CATGGAATGACCGTGGCGCCCATCGTGGCCAACCTGGGCCCGCTGGAGGCCTTGACTCTGAACCCCAACCCTGACGAG GTGGAGGAGGTGTTCACCCTGCCCCTGGCCCACCTGCTCCGTGAGGAGAACCAGGGCTACACACACTTCCGCACGGCCAGCGGCTACGGATACACCCTGCCCGTGTTCCTGAACGGCCCCCACAAGGTGTGGGGGCTCACGGCCATCATCACCGAGCTgaccctggagctgctggtgccggGCCGCTACCGCAGGAAGACGCGCGTGCCTGCCCGGAAAGGCCTGGCCTGA
- the MTCH2 gene encoding mitochondrial carrier homolog 2, giving the protein MADAASQVLLGSGLTVLSQPLMYVKVLVQVGYEPLPPTLGRNIFGRQVYQLPGLFSYAKHIVKVDGRAGLFKGLAPRLCSSAIGTVVHSKVLQRYQEAEQAEPGASKKEPVSSLEHVLKETSREMVARSAATLITHPFHVITLRCMVQFIGRETKYSGTLSAFATIYREEGILGFFAGLVPRLLGDILSLWLCNMLAYLINTYALENGVSTMTEMKSYSQAVTGFFASMLTYPFVLVSNLMAVNNCGLAGGLLPYAPTYSSWLDCWSQLHREGNMSRGNSLFFRKVPAGKRYVWEEQRFR; this is encoded by the exons ATGGCGGACGCGGCCTCgcaggtgctgctgggctcGGGGCTCACCGTGCTCTCGCAGCCGCTCATGTACGTGAAGGTGCTGGTGCAG GTGGGCTACGAGCCGCTGCCGCCCACCCTGGGGAGGAACATTTTCGGCCGCCAGGTGTACCAGCTGCCCGGCCTCTTCTCTTACG ccaagCACATCGTAAAGGTGGACGGGAGAGCAGGACTCTTCAAAGGCCTCGCCCCCCGCCTCTGCTCCAGCGCCATCGGCACCGTGGTGCACAGCAAAGTGCTGCAG CGGTACCAGGAGGCCGAGCAGGCTGAG cctggAGCCAGCAAGAAGGAGCCGGTGTCCTCGCTGGAGCACGTGCTCAaggag ACCTCCCGGGAGATGGTCGCCCGCTCTGCCGCCACCCTCATCACCCACCCCTTCCACG TGATCACCCTGCGCTGCATGGTGCAGTTCATCGGCCGCGAGACCAAGTACAG CGGGACACTAAGCGCCTTCGCCACAATCTACCGGGAAGAGGGAATCCTGGGATTCTTCGC CGGCCTCGTCCCGCGGCTCCTCGGGGACAtcctgtccctgtggctgtgcaacATGCTGGCCTACCTCATCAACACGTACGCGCTGGAGAACGGG GTCTCCACCATGACTGAGATGAAGAGCTACTCCCAGGCGGTCACTGGG TTCTTTGCCAGCATGCTGACCTACCCCTTCGTCCTGGTCTCCAACCTGATGGCTGTGAACAACTGCGG gtTGGCCGGGGGTCTCCTTCCCTATGCACCCACCTACTCCTCCTGGCTGGATTGCTGGagccagctgcacagggag ggcaACATGAGCCGAGGGAACAGCCTGTTCTTCCGCAAGGTTCCAGCAGGGAAGCGATACGTGTGGGAGGAGCAGAGGTTCCGCTGA